A part of Cannabis sativa cultivar Pink pepper isolate KNU-18-1 chromosome 6, ASM2916894v1, whole genome shotgun sequence genomic DNA contains:
- the LOC115724603 gene encoding uncharacterized protein LOC115724603 — translation MSSISKGWAVATSIGVVEALKDQGVCRWNSVLKSIQQHTKSNLRSYSQAKKISAHYSNNISKDEKLKQSEESLKTVMYLSCWGPNN, via the coding sequence ATGAGTTCAATAAGCAAGGGTTGGGCAGTGGCAACAAGTATTGGAGTAGTGGAAGCTTTGAAGGACCAAGGTGTTTGtagatggaattctgttttgAAGTCAATTCAGCAACACACAAAAAGCAATCTCAGATCTTATTCTCAGGCAAAGAAAATATCAGCTCACTATTCTAACAACATCTCCAAAGACGAGAAATTGAAGCAATCTGAGGAATCTCTTAAAACTGTCATGTACTTGAGCTGTTGGGGTCCCAATAATTGA